From Cecembia calidifontis, one genomic window encodes:
- a CDS encoding Na(+)-translocating NADH-quinone reductase subunit A: protein MSKTVKLKKGFDIKLVGEAEKQLADFKPAKTFAIKPTDFIGMQRPKVTVNEGDTVKAGTPILFDKAMEKVQYVAPVSGEIVEIKRGDRRKLLEIKILADSSISYESFDKFSEDALRSLSKQDAIEQMCKGGVWPQIIQRPFGIVANPEDTPKSIFISGFDSHPLAPDYGFLLQGEEKYFQAGIDVLSKLTSGKIHLNVKGEGAVPAIFANAKGVELNKFSGPHPAGNVGVQIHHIDPINKGDIVWTIHPYGVVQIGKLFLEGKYDASKLVAVTGSEAVKKGYVKTYIGACVDPLVAGNIKQDNIRVVSGNVLTGEKINRDGYIGYYHHQITLLPEGNQYEFLGWMKPTASRLSYHRALGLLSFLSPNKEYVLDTNTNGEERAFVQTGVFESVTPMDILPVYLLKAILAEDFDEMEELGIYEVVEEDLALCEFVDVSKHPVQEIVRKGIDLIQYS from the coding sequence ATGTCAAAAACAGTAAAGCTTAAGAAGGGATTCGATATTAAGCTCGTAGGTGAAGCTGAAAAGCAGCTTGCGGACTTCAAGCCCGCTAAAACTTTTGCGATTAAGCCTACCGATTTTATCGGTATGCAAAGGCCAAAAGTAACTGTAAATGAAGGTGATACAGTCAAAGCAGGGACTCCGATTTTATTTGACAAGGCCATGGAAAAGGTGCAGTATGTTGCCCCTGTTTCCGGTGAAATTGTAGAAATCAAAAGAGGGGATAGAAGAAAGCTTTTAGAGATCAAAATCCTTGCTGATTCATCCATCAGCTATGAATCATTCGATAAATTCTCGGAGGATGCTTTGAGATCTTTGAGCAAACAGGACGCTATCGAGCAAATGTGCAAAGGCGGTGTTTGGCCTCAGATCATTCAAAGACCATTCGGCATTGTAGCCAATCCGGAAGATACTCCAAAATCCATTTTCATTTCCGGTTTTGATTCCCATCCATTGGCGCCGGATTATGGTTTTCTACTCCAGGGAGAAGAGAAATACTTCCAGGCAGGTATTGATGTGTTGTCCAAGCTGACCTCCGGTAAAATTCATTTGAATGTGAAAGGTGAAGGGGCAGTTCCTGCAATTTTCGCCAATGCAAAGGGGGTGGAGCTGAACAAATTCAGCGGACCTCATCCGGCAGGAAACGTGGGTGTTCAGATCCATCATATCGATCCCATAAATAAAGGTGATATTGTTTGGACAATCCATCCTTATGGAGTAGTTCAGATTGGTAAACTGTTTTTGGAAGGAAAATATGACGCTTCCAAGCTTGTGGCAGTGACAGGTTCTGAAGCGGTGAAAAAAGGATATGTGAAAACCTACATAGGTGCCTGTGTTGATCCTTTGGTGGCCGGCAATATCAAGCAGGATAACATCCGGGTAGTTTCAGGTAATGTGCTTACCGGGGAAAAAATCAACAGAGATGGGTATATTGGTTATTACCACCATCAGATTACCCTACTTCCTGAAGGTAATCAATATGAGTTTTTGGGCTGGATGAAACCGACCGCCAGCAGACTCAGCTACCATAGGGCCTTGGGACTTTTGTCCTTCCTGAGCCCTAATAAGGAATATGTGCTTGATACCAATACCAATGGGGAAGAAAGGGCATTTGTTCAGACAGGTGTTTTTGAAAGCGTTACCCCAATGGATATTCTTCCTGTCTATCTGTTGAAGGCCATTTTGGCCGAAGACTTTGACGAAATGGAAGAACTTGGAATTTACGAAGTCGTTGAGGAAGATTTGGCACTTTGTGAGTTTGTGGACGTGTCCAAACATCCGGTTCAGGAAATAGTTAGAAAAGGGATAGATTTAATTCAATACAGTTAA
- the nqrC gene encoding NADH:ubiquinone reductase (Na(+)-transporting) subunit C: MQQSNAYIITFSVILTVVLGLLLSGTSQVLAPIQKKAVELDTKKQILGAVLDASQLRAMKADEILAFYDKRISSKVVDIEGNVLEKDADGNPIIAENVNVAKNYKMAPEKRQYPIFIFHKEGNPDDVEAYIVQVYGAGLWDEIWGFLALDTDLNTIAGVTFGHKSETPGLGARITEGAVQNRFQGKKIFDESGNFQSVAMQKGEGKDYSDDLHKVDGLSGATITANGVNAMLNNYLRYYKAYFDKLKASKSSEVVALN; the protein is encoded by the coding sequence GTGCAACAGTCTAACGCTTATATCATTACCTTTTCAGTAATCCTGACCGTTGTCCTTGGGTTACTGTTGTCAGGTACTTCACAGGTTCTGGCTCCGATCCAGAAAAAGGCTGTGGAACTGGATACAAAAAAACAAATTCTTGGTGCGGTATTGGACGCTTCCCAATTGCGTGCCATGAAAGCAGATGAAATCCTTGCATTTTACGATAAAAGAATCAGCTCCAAAGTAGTAGATATTGAGGGAAATGTTCTTGAAAAAGATGCGGACGGTAACCCGATTATTGCTGAGAACGTAAATGTCGCTAAGAATTATAAAATGGCACCTGAAAAAAGGCAATACCCAATCTTTATTTTCCACAAAGAAGGAAATCCAGATGATGTGGAAGCTTACATTGTTCAGGTTTATGGAGCGGGTCTTTGGGATGAAATCTGGGGTTTCCTGGCTTTGGATACAGACTTGAATACCATTGCCGGTGTGACATTTGGTCACAAGTCTGAAACCCCTGGTCTGGGTGCAAGAATCACTGAGGGAGCTGTTCAGAACCGTTTTCAGGGAAAAAAGATCTTTGATGAATCCGGAAACTTTCAATCTGTAGCCATGCAGAAAGGCGAAGGAAAAGATTATTCTGATGACTTGCATAAAGTGGATGGTCTTTCCGGTGCTACCATTACTGCAAATGGCGTCAATGCAATGTTGAACAACTATTTAAGGTACTACAAAGCATATTTTGACAAGTTGAAAGCTTCTAAGTCCTCAGAAGTTGTTGCTTTAAATTAA
- a CDS encoding NADH:ubiquinone reductase (Na(+)-transporting) subunit D — translation MSTETAQAEVKKPAEGLLSKRRKKFITDPLVDNNPITIQVLGICSALAVTTQMQPTLVMAISVIFVMVMANLTISLMRNTIPTRVRIIVQLAVVASLVTLVNEVLKAFAFDMYKELSVFVGLIITNCIVMGRLEAFALGNKPYDSILDGFGSALGYSWIILAVAFFRELLGSGSVFGVQVYDAISGLFGEGFSLATNGLMVSPVGAFIILGLIIWVQRTKTGYVEH, via the coding sequence ATGAGTACAGAAACAGCACAGGCAGAAGTTAAAAAACCCGCTGAGGGCTTACTGTCTAAGAGAAGAAAGAAATTTATTACCGATCCTTTGGTTGATAACAATCCGATTACCATTCAGGTATTGGGTATCTGTTCTGCCCTGGCGGTAACAACCCAGATGCAGCCTACTTTGGTAATGGCGATTTCGGTAATTTTCGTAATGGTGATGGCCAACCTGACCATTTCTTTGATGAGAAATACCATTCCAACCAGGGTAAGGATCATAGTCCAGTTGGCCGTAGTAGCTTCTTTGGTTACTTTGGTAAACGAGGTCTTGAAGGCTTTTGCTTTTGACATGTACAAAGAACTTTCCGTATTCGTAGGTTTGATCATTACCAACTGTATTGTAATGGGTCGTCTAGAGGCCTTTGCTTTGGGGAATAAGCCTTATGATTCCATTTTGGACGGCTTTGGTTCTGCCTTGGGCTATTCCTGGATCATTTTGGCAGTAGCTTTCTTCAGGGAGTTGCTTGGATCCGGATCTGTTTTTGGTGTGCAGGTTTACGATGCCATTTCCGGTTTGTTTGGAGAAGGTTTCAGCCTGGCTACCAATGGCCTGATGGTTTCTCCGGTTGGAGCCTTCATCATCCTTGGCCTGATCATTTGGGTACAGCGTACAAAAACCGGTTATGTTGAACACTAA
- a CDS encoding 4-hydroxy-3-methylbut-2-enyl diphosphate reductase yields the protein MEVTIDKNSGYCFGVEFAIKMAEDEMEVSDRLYCLGDIVHNDMEVKRLSDKGLVVIDREQLQELSDCKVLIRAHGEPPETYKLAIENNIELIDASCPVVLKLQHRVKTAFDKMEKEDGQIVIYGKKGHAEVIGLTGQTLEKAIVVMEDKDLDKIDYSRPVTLFSQTTKSTKGFYELKSKIEERIVAEKGELSEVDFNANDSICRQVSNREPQLQRFSQENDVIIFVSGKKSSNGKALYQVCKSENERSYFIENETEIDPSWFKPNDKVGICGATSTPMWLMEQVMNHINSLEQGLMLENS from the coding sequence ATGGAAGTAACCATTGATAAAAATTCCGGCTATTGTTTTGGGGTCGAGTTTGCCATCAAAATGGCAGAAGATGAGATGGAAGTATCCGACAGACTGTACTGTCTGGGGGATATTGTGCACAATGATATGGAGGTCAAGAGGTTGAGTGACAAGGGGCTGGTAGTGATCGACAGGGAGCAGCTTCAGGAACTGAGTGACTGTAAGGTCCTGATCCGGGCGCATGGAGAACCGCCTGAAACCTATAAACTTGCCATTGAAAACAATATTGAACTCATAGACGCTTCCTGTCCGGTGGTTTTGAAATTGCAGCACAGGGTCAAGACCGCCTTTGACAAAATGGAAAAGGAAGACGGACAGATAGTGATCTATGGAAAGAAAGGCCATGCAGAAGTGATCGGGCTTACCGGTCAGACGCTTGAGAAGGCCATCGTGGTCATGGAAGACAAAGACCTGGATAAAATCGATTATTCCCGTCCTGTTACCCTGTTCAGTCAGACAACAAAAAGCACCAAGGGATTTTATGAACTGAAATCCAAGATAGAAGAAAGGATTGTGGCAGAAAAAGGGGAGTTGAGTGAGGTGGATTTCAATGCCAATGATTCCATTTGCCGTCAGGTGTCCAACAGGGAGCCCCAATTGCAGCGTTTTTCCCAGGAAAATGACGTCATCATTTTTGTTTCCGGTAAGAAGAGTTCCAATGGAAAGGCCTTGTACCAGGTATGCAAAAGTGAAAATGAAAGAAGTTATTTCATAGAAAATGAAACCGAGATCGATCCTTCCTGGTTTAAACCAAATGACAAAGTAGGGATTTGCGGAGCCACCTCTACACCCATGTGGCTGATGGAGCAGGTCATGAACCATATCAATTCTTTGGAGCAGGGTCTGATGTTGGAAAATTCCTGA
- the cmk gene encoding (d)CMP kinase produces the protein MQKIVIAIDGYSGCGKSSTAKAVAKILGYTYIDSGAMYRAATLYFLKHQIDLSDKAAVNKALKHIQISFQTDKASGQQETYLNGENVEQQIRSMEVSDFVSEVSKIKEVRKELVSQQQQLGKAKGVVMDGRDIGTVVFPDAELKVFMTADLEIRAKRRQKELIEKGQEVTLEEIIRNLAERDKIDSTRAESPLVRAEDAVDVDTSYLDFDDQVKKIVELANERIGLYSKAYGSNH, from the coding sequence ATGCAGAAAATTGTGATTGCCATAGATGGTTATTCGGGGTGTGGAAAAAGTTCTACTGCCAAAGCAGTGGCGAAAATTTTGGGCTATACTTATATAGATTCCGGGGCCATGTACAGGGCTGCAACTTTGTATTTTCTTAAGCATCAAATTGATCTTTCCGATAAAGCAGCAGTCAATAAAGCATTAAAGCATATCCAGATTTCTTTCCAAACGGATAAGGCAAGCGGGCAGCAGGAAACCTACCTCAATGGTGAAAATGTGGAGCAGCAAATCCGGAGCATGGAGGTTTCCGATTTTGTCAGCGAAGTCAGTAAAATCAAGGAAGTCAGGAAGGAATTGGTTTCCCAACAGCAGCAACTTGGAAAAGCCAAAGGCGTGGTCATGGACGGCAGGGATATCGGTACGGTGGTTTTTCCCGATGCAGAGTTGAAGGTTTTCATGACTGCTGATCTGGAAATCAGGGCGAAGAGAAGACAAAAAGAGCTTATAGAAAAAGGTCAGGAGGTAACTTTAGAAGAAATCATCCGTAATCTTGCTGAAAGAGATAAAATTGACTCCACAAGGGCTGAAAGCCCCTTGGTCAGGGCCGAAGATGCGGTTGATGTGGATACAAGTTACCTTGATTTTGATGACCAGGTAAAAAAAATTGTCGAACTGGCCAACGAAAGGATAGGCCTATACAGTAAAGCATATGGAAGTAACCATTGA
- a CDS encoding geranylgeranylglycerol-phosphate geranylgeranyltransferase → MEVKAMAKHFNLWSLLKISRPVNLFILAFAQIMTAVFLVETNRQGLPVQQDFKLYLLILATLMIAAAGYMINDYYDVKIDYVNKPDEVIIGRTMKRRVALFYHSLLNFAAIALGWMISPRIGLIIFIAAFLLWLYSNLLKRLPFVGNFTVALLTGASIWLVSYYYQKSELLVLTYAIFAFFMNLIREIIKDIEDRDGDRKHGCKTLPIVLGFRNTKRVIFAIAFVFVCSILVVTFKINNPKLYYYFGILSILFLIFMYKIYLADRKKHFSQLSLLNKVLMFAGIFSMVFL, encoded by the coding sequence ATGGAAGTAAAGGCAATGGCTAAGCATTTCAATTTATGGAGCTTACTGAAAATCAGCAGGCCCGTAAATTTATTTATCCTTGCCTTTGCCCAGATCATGACTGCAGTTTTTCTGGTAGAGACCAATCGACAGGGTTTACCCGTGCAACAGGATTTTAAGCTGTACCTTTTGATCCTGGCCACCCTGATGATTGCTGCGGCAGGCTACATGATCAATGACTACTATGATGTCAAAATCGATTATGTCAACAAGCCCGATGAAGTCATCATCGGCAGGACCATGAAAAGACGGGTGGCCTTGTTTTACCATTCTTTACTGAACTTTGCCGCCATAGCCCTGGGATGGATGATCAGTCCAAGAATTGGCCTGATCATCTTTATTGCCGCCTTTCTGTTATGGTTATACAGCAATTTGTTAAAGAGACTACCCTTTGTTGGGAATTTTACCGTGGCCTTATTGACAGGGGCCTCTATTTGGCTGGTAAGCTACTATTACCAAAAGTCCGAACTTCTGGTATTGACCTATGCCATATTTGCTTTTTTCATGAACCTGATCCGGGAAATCATCAAAGACATTGAAGACCGGGATGGGGACAGAAAGCACGGCTGCAAAACCCTTCCCATTGTCCTGGGTTTCAGAAATACCAAAAGGGTGATCTTTGCCATTGCTTTTGTATTTGTCTGCTCTATCCTGGTGGTGACCTTCAAGATCAACAACCCCAAACTCTACTATTATTTTGGCATCCTGAGCATACTCTTCCTCATATTTATGTACAAGATTTATCTTGCCGACAGGAAAAAGCACTTCAGCCAGCTCAGCCTGCTCAACAAAGTGCTGATGTTTGCCGGTATTTTCAGCATGGTATTTTTATAG
- a CDS encoding glycoside hydrolase family 16 protein, with product MKNTTLLLLSLLIVFACQTKQEQTQTVWHDEFDYEGLPDPNKWVYDVGDHGWGNNELQYYTKNDPKNARVENGLLIIEAHQDSTYEKGYSSARLLTRGKASWQYGYIEVKAKLPKGVGTWPAVWMLPEENKYGGWPKSGEIDIMEHVGFDQGTVHGTVHTEAFNHTKGTQKGAQVMVADCSENFHIYAIDWKEDKIDFYLNGEKYHTFENTGNGREEWPFDHAFHLIFNIAVGGNWGGAQGVAPDIWPQRMEIDYVRVYADKPE from the coding sequence ATGAAAAACACAACACTCCTCCTCCTATCCCTGCTGATAGTTTTTGCCTGTCAGACCAAGCAAGAACAAACCCAAACCGTCTGGCACGATGAATTTGACTATGAAGGGCTGCCCGATCCTAACAAATGGGTATATGATGTAGGAGACCATGGCTGGGGAAACAATGAACTCCAGTACTATACAAAAAATGACCCTAAGAATGCCCGGGTGGAGAATGGGCTGCTCATCATTGAAGCCCATCAGGACAGCACCTATGAAAAAGGTTACAGTTCCGCGCGTCTCTTGACCAGAGGCAAAGCATCCTGGCAATATGGCTATATAGAAGTGAAAGCCAAGCTTCCCAAAGGCGTGGGGACATGGCCAGCGGTGTGGATGCTGCCGGAAGAAAACAAATACGGCGGCTGGCCAAAAAGCGGGGAAATTGACATCATGGAACACGTAGGCTTTGATCAGGGCACCGTCCATGGAACGGTACATACCGAAGCATTTAACCATACCAAAGGCACGCAAAAAGGCGCTCAGGTCATGGTAGCGGATTGTTCAGAAAACTTCCATATCTACGCCATCGACTGGAAGGAAGACAAAATTGATTTTTACCTCAACGGGGAAAAATACCATACCTTTGAAAACACCGGAAATGGCAGGGAAGAATGGCCTTTTGACCATGCCTTCCATTTGATTTTCAATATCGCTGTTGGCGGCAATTGGGGTGGTGCCCAGGGCGTAGCTCCTGATATTTGGCCCCAACGAATGGAAATAGACTACGTTAGAGTCTATGCAGACAAACCGGAATAA
- the ade gene encoding adenine deaminase produces MDNFKLTGQLVDIHNKVIFPAEIEVDRKKIVSIRKINAVPGLPFILPGFIDAHVHVESSMLVPSEFARLAVCHGTVASISDPHEIANVCGMEGVNYMVENGNKVPFKFYFGAPSCVPATPFETAGAEINAHDINELLKRKEIVYLAEMMNWPGTVNRDPEVMEKIHIAQKYGKPVDGHAPGLRAETAAKYASAGITTDHECFSLEEALDKAKLGMKIAIREGSAAKNFEALIDIIDTYPELVMFCSDDKHPDNLALGHINELVARAIAKGKNLFDVLKAACITPIEHYHLEVGQLRVSDPADFILVEDLKSFKVLATFIEGEKVAENGHTLIPSIKNEIINNFNTGLKKESDFHLPAKSKSIRVIEALDGQLITPEIRGEVQIEDGLAKSNPDKDILKITVVNRYQEATPAIAFIKNFGLKKGAIASSVGHDSHNIIAVGVDDSSLCRAVNLLIAEKGGIAAVGPDGEKVLPLPVAGLMSPGDGYEIAKAYTEIDQFAKNLGSNLQSPFMTLSFMALLVIPDLKLSDKGLFSGQRFEFTEVFLS; encoded by the coding sequence ATGGACAATTTTAAGCTTACAGGGCAACTTGTGGACATCCACAACAAGGTGATTTTTCCGGCAGAAATTGAAGTGGACAGGAAAAAAATCGTATCCATCAGAAAAATAAATGCTGTTCCAGGCTTACCATTCATCCTTCCGGGATTCATTGATGCACATGTACATGTGGAGTCCTCCATGCTGGTACCTTCAGAATTTGCCAGGTTGGCAGTATGCCATGGGACAGTAGCTTCCATCTCAGATCCCCATGAAATTGCCAATGTCTGCGGGATGGAAGGGGTCAACTACATGGTGGAAAATGGCAATAAAGTCCCTTTCAAATTCTACTTTGGCGCCCCCTCCTGTGTGCCCGCCACTCCTTTTGAAACGGCCGGTGCAGAGATAAACGCCCATGACATCAATGAACTCCTAAAAAGAAAAGAGATTGTTTACCTCGCTGAAATGATGAACTGGCCAGGAACCGTAAACAGGGACCCAGAGGTCATGGAAAAAATCCATATCGCCCAAAAATACGGGAAACCCGTGGACGGCCATGCTCCCGGGCTCCGAGCAGAAACCGCTGCCAAATATGCCAGTGCCGGAATCACCACAGACCACGAATGCTTCAGCCTGGAAGAAGCCCTTGACAAAGCCAAACTGGGCATGAAAATAGCCATACGAGAAGGAAGTGCTGCCAAAAATTTTGAGGCACTGATAGACATCATTGACACTTACCCTGAGCTGGTCATGTTCTGTTCAGATGACAAGCATCCTGACAACCTCGCCCTGGGACATATCAATGAACTCGTAGCCCGGGCAATCGCCAAAGGAAAAAACCTTTTCGATGTACTGAAAGCAGCATGTATTACACCTATAGAACATTACCACCTCGAAGTAGGACAGTTAAGGGTCAGTGATCCTGCTGACTTTATCCTGGTGGAAGACCTGAAGTCATTTAAAGTCTTGGCCACGTTTATAGAGGGTGAAAAAGTAGCCGAAAATGGCCATACCCTTATTCCCTCTATCAAAAATGAAATCATCAATAATTTCAATACAGGGCTCAAGAAAGAAAGTGATTTCCATCTTCCCGCCAAAAGCAAATCTATCAGGGTCATTGAAGCACTAGATGGCCAACTTATCACTCCAGAAATCAGGGGAGAGGTGCAGATAGAGGATGGGCTCGCTAAGTCCAATCCTGATAAAGACATCCTGAAGATTACCGTGGTCAACCGCTATCAAGAGGCAACTCCCGCCATTGCCTTTATCAAAAACTTTGGATTAAAAAAAGGAGCCATCGCCTCATCCGTCGGTCATGACTCCCACAATATCATAGCGGTAGGCGTAGATGACAGCTCTCTTTGCAGGGCAGTGAATTTACTCATTGCCGAAAAGGGAGGAATAGCGGCAGTGGGGCCAGATGGAGAAAAGGTACTGCCCTTGCCGGTGGCGGGCCTCATGTCCCCAGGAGACGGTTATGAGATAGCCAAAGCTTATACAGAAATCGATCAATTCGCCAAAAACCTGGGATCCAACCTGCAATCCCCATTCATGACCCTGAGCTTTATGGCTTTATTGGTCATCCCTGACCTCAAATTAAGCGACAAAGGGCTTTTCAGTGGGCAAAGATTTGAATTCACAGAAGTGTTTTTATCCTGA
- a CDS encoding NADH:ubiquinone reductase (Na(+)-transporting) subunit B, with product MKFLRDLLDKQKPLFQKGGKLENLYYLYEAGETFLFKPNHTAGIKGTQVKDAIDLKRMMITVVIAMIPCLLFGIYNTGHQHFLATGQTAGLWEDFGPKLLVGLKLVLPIVIVAYAAGGLVEAAFAVIRKHPINEGFLVTGMLIPLVVPATLPLWQVALATIFAVVIAKEVFGGTGMNILNVAMTARAFLYFAYPAQISGDQVWTYLGDKAPVDGFSGATALAVAYTAGVEGQPVTQALAEHNAALGEGLFSFMNLFIGWIPGSIGETSTLMALIGAVILIATGVASWKIIVSGFAGAYVMGLVMNLFAVNEYMAMAPEYHWVIGGLAFGVVFMATDPVSAAQTEVGKWIYGFLIGVLTVIIRVTNPAYPEGIMLAVLFMNVFAPLIDYYVVKANKKRRLQRATV from the coding sequence ATGAAGTTTCTAAGAGATCTGTTGGATAAGCAGAAACCGCTTTTTCAAAAAGGTGGGAAATTAGAGAACCTGTACTATCTGTATGAGGCGGGAGAAACATTCCTGTTCAAGCCGAACCATACTGCAGGTATAAAAGGAACTCAAGTAAAAGATGCCATTGACCTGAAAAGGATGATGATCACCGTAGTGATTGCCATGATTCCTTGTTTGTTGTTCGGTATCTATAATACAGGCCATCAGCATTTTCTGGCAACCGGTCAGACCGCTGGATTATGGGAAGATTTTGGTCCAAAACTTCTTGTAGGTCTTAAACTGGTACTGCCAATCGTAATTGTGGCCTATGCTGCGGGAGGTTTGGTAGAAGCTGCGTTTGCCGTAATCAGAAAGCACCCTATCAATGAGGGTTTCCTTGTTACCGGTATGTTGATTCCTTTGGTGGTACCTGCTACTTTGCCTTTATGGCAAGTTGCTTTGGCTACCATCTTTGCAGTTGTGATTGCAAAAGAGGTGTTTGGAGGTACAGGTATGAATATCCTTAATGTGGCCATGACTGCCAGGGCATTTTTGTACTTTGCCTATCCTGCACAGATTTCCGGTGACCAGGTTTGGACTTATTTGGGTGACAAAGCTCCGGTAGATGGATTCTCAGGTGCGACAGCTTTGGCGGTGGCTTACACTGCCGGTGTAGAAGGACAGCCTGTGACCCAGGCTTTAGCGGAGCATAACGCCGCTTTGGGAGAAGGTTTGTTCAGTTTCATGAACCTATTTATAGGATGGATTCCCGGATCTATCGGTGAAACATCTACTTTGATGGCATTGATAGGTGCTGTCATACTTATTGCCACTGGAGTAGCCTCCTGGAAGATCATTGTAAGTGGTTTTGCCGGTGCTTATGTGATGGGCTTGGTGATGAACCTTTTTGCGGTGAATGAATACATGGCAATGGCTCCTGAGTACCACTGGGTAATAGGAGGATTGGCATTTGGGGTAGTATTTATGGCTACTGATCCGGTTTCTGCGGCACAGACCGAAGTTGGAAAATGGATTTATGGTTTCTTGATCGGTGTACTGACTGTAATCATCAGGGTGACCAACCCAGCTTATCCTGAGGGCATTATGTTGGCAGTTCTGTTCATGAACGTATTTGCCCCATTGATTGACTATTATGTAGTAAAAGCAAATAAGAAAAGGAGGTTACAACGTGCAACAGTCTAA
- a CDS encoding acyl-CoA dehydrogenase family protein, producing the protein MNFELNENQVMIAQMIRDFGAKEITPFRKEWDDNQHFPLDLFKKLGELGLMGVLVPTQYGGSGFGYFEYVTAIAELAKLDPAIGLSMAAHNSLCTGHIMMFGNEEQKQKYLPKLATCEYLGAWGLTEPNTGSDAGNMRTVAVKDGDHYVINGAKNFITHGYSGDVAVVIARTGEVGDSHGMTAFIVEKGTPGFRGGRKEDKLGMRASETAELIFEDCRVHESQVLGEVGEGFIQSMKILDGGRISIAALSLGIAEGALQESIQYSKERQQFNQPISRFQGIAFKLADMATQVEAARLLTFKAADLKNRGQKVTLEGAQAKYYASEVAVSVANEAVQIFGGYGFTKDYPVEKYYRDAKLCTIGEGTSEIQKIVISREVLKK; encoded by the coding sequence ATGAATTTTGAGCTCAATGAGAATCAGGTAATGATTGCTCAGATGATACGCGATTTTGGAGCCAAAGAGATAACGCCCTTCCGAAAAGAATGGGATGATAACCAGCATTTTCCGCTCGATTTGTTTAAAAAACTCGGAGAACTCGGCCTTATGGGCGTTTTGGTTCCCACGCAATACGGAGGCTCCGGCTTCGGATATTTTGAATATGTAACGGCCATCGCCGAACTGGCTAAGTTGGACCCCGCCATTGGTCTTTCCATGGCGGCACATAATTCCCTCTGTACCGGACACATCATGATGTTTGGCAATGAGGAGCAAAAGCAAAAATACCTTCCCAAACTGGCTACCTGTGAATATTTGGGCGCTTGGGGACTGACCGAACCCAATACCGGTTCTGACGCAGGCAATATGCGTACGGTCGCGGTGAAAGATGGAGACCATTATGTTATCAACGGTGCCAAAAACTTCATCACCCATGGCTATTCGGGAGATGTGGCCGTGGTAATTGCACGGACAGGAGAGGTGGGAGATTCCCATGGCATGACGGCATTCATTGTCGAAAAGGGAACCCCAGGATTCAGGGGAGGAAGAAAAGAGGACAAGCTGGGGATGAGGGCATCCGAGACTGCGGAACTTATTTTTGAAGACTGCCGGGTGCATGAGAGCCAGGTTTTGGGAGAAGTGGGAGAAGGTTTTATCCAGTCCATGAAAATTCTCGACGGGGGCAGGATTTCTATCGCCGCCCTCTCTTTGGGAATTGCGGAAGGGGCTTTGCAAGAATCCATCCAATATTCTAAAGAAAGACAGCAGTTCAACCAGCCCATCAGCAGGTTTCAGGGCATTGCCTTCAAATTGGCTGATATGGCGACACAGGTAGAAGCTGCAAGGTTATTGACTTTCAAGGCTGCTGACCTTAAAAATAGGGGCCAAAAAGTCACCCTTGAAGGTGCCCAGGCCAAGTATTATGCCTCAGAAGTCGCCGTTTCTGTGGCTAATGAAGCGGTACAGATATTTGGGGGTTACGGCTTTACCAAGGATTATCCGGTGGAAAAATATTACAGGGATGCCAAACTTTGTACCATTGGGGAGGGTACCTCAGAAATACAAAAAATAGTGATTTCCAGAGAAGTGCTAAAAAAATAA